The Lonchura striata isolate bLonStr1 chromosome 11, bLonStr1.mat, whole genome shotgun sequence DNA segment TTGCAGATttggggagcaggaggctgagaagacaggggaaaaaaagagcttttaGTTTTGagctggggaaaaacaaaaagccttTTTAAATGGCCTTGTTCTGATCACCAGTCAGACACAGCCATGTTTTGACTCAACTCACAGTGTTGtgaagaaatacattttgaagctttgctttaaaaattattcacaaAACAACATAAGAAATAGAATAATTACTGATTCATACATAATATGAAACTTCTTTTCCTGGCCTGCATTTCAGATTAACATGCCAAAATCCTGAGGTTCAAAACTCCACTTAAATAAAGCCCTGTGGACTTTCAGGAATGTCCTTGGCATAAggtttaataaaatattttgagttgCATATCTATCTGAATTTAATTAATTGTGGATAGTTGAATGGCAGTGGAGCTGGTTTGCAAATTGCTTAGTTCAGACTGATATTAATGTCAGCTTCCAGCACAGTGCCTAGAGAGCAGCACACGGGGCTGCAGAGGGAACAACATCAGCCAGAATGGGTGCAGATCAAAGTCATAAAGAGAATCTCTGTCCTCTCCCTCCATTTCCAGCTCCCTGTGGAGCAGGGAAGCCTTTGCAGCTCAGATCTGCTGGAGGTTCTctcacagcacagcaggagcagggggaaggTGTGAGGCTGCTCCACACCTGCAGTTCCTGTTTGGGTcttgcagggctgggacagcagcaggctTTGGATTCCCAGGAACATGCAGGAGGCATCTCCTCTGTAGGACAAGGAATGATGTGGATGGGTGAGGAGCAGTGTGGGTGCTGTTGGGGGTTCTTGCCTTGGAGAGCAGTTTCTAAATCTCCCTCCTCATGGTGATGCTTCTGTGGCTCACATGAGTGCCTTTTTCTACTGTCTCATGACAATGCTGAGTCATTTTAGACTTAATCTTTTACCCTGAGACTGGTAATAGTAGCTGTTTTCTGACTTAGTAGTGCTTATTAAGTAGAAACATTCCTGACTCCGGGCTCTGAGAAATAGGAAATAACACCAGTCTAGCCCTGAGGTCACCAGGATCTGAAACCCAGCTGAAGCTGTTCAGGACCATTACAGGTCACAGATGCAGATGGATTTGTATCAGGTGATAATGAGGTCCAAAGGCTCCAGCACATATTCCTTAAGATTTACCTTTACCCTCCCAAACAGTCCATTacctcagcagctgcaagatTGAATGACAGTAAGGACCTAGAGAATGCAAAGTTATGTGGCCTCATACATTCATATGACCTTATATATTTATATGGCCTGCCATCCACAACTCTGAACTTTGTTTCACTCTCAGCCTTGCTCACCAGCCAGCAGTAAAAACACACCCACCCTTTAGTGTTGAGCTGCTAATGAGAGTCAGTGGTCTgtcctttttaaagaaatgaaatggATGAGACTTGTTAACATATTTATAAGTATGCACTGGGTTTAATTCGAAGTTGGAATAACTAGTGTAAACAGACCACAGcctgaagtattttaatttgtgtGTTTAAAGTTACACTTACTGTGTCTGTAAATTGGATTTTGGAAATGGGAGATTTAATACTGGAATTCTtccctgaaaataaatatttggggcgcaataatttattaaaaacaggATGCTACTTTAATAATTTTAGTAAACTGAGTGCCTAAAACAATTTAATTGTTGTACCATGTGAAATGGTTGAGGGAACCTTGTATCTGGATAACAAATGCCgatttaaaagctgtgtaaTTATGAAACCATGATATCCCCACAGGTCTGAACTCATTACCCAAAACATTGAAAATAACCATTTTGTTTTATAAGCATAAGAACGCACTCCAGGGTGTAGTTCCTATAGTGTACACACTTATTGAATGCTCGAAGCATTTCGCTTTTCACCTATTTCTTCACAGCATATTCGGAGCACATGTATATGCAGCTTTTTCTGTATCATTTCTGTGCCATCATTGTAGttgtctttttatttcagtacCTCCCAGGTGGAAAAGCAGTACTGATTTCAGGTTCAGATGAGCTGAGAAGTGCTGTGATCTGTGTGTCCATTTCCTGGCTCATCGGCTCCTTCGGCGGGCTCTGAGTTTTGTCTGTGTCACATACCAAAGCGCTGGGTCACCAAACACAACCGGGCTGTTTTCTAGCACCAACATCATCATTTCCTGACTCTTCCCACGCGGCCCATTCGAGCTGGCCTGGAAGGGCTTGGGGGTGCTCCTGCAGTGCTTTGTTCTCCttgcctgctgctctcagccagACCCGTTCTGCGGATCAAAGCGGGCACAGCAGTGCCGGCACAGCGACATCCCCACCACTGCAGTGTCAACACAGCAGCATCCCCATCACTGCAGTGCCGGCACAGCAGCATCCCCACCACTGCAGTGCCGGCACAGCAGCATCCCCACCactgcagtgccagcacagcagcatccccatcactgcagtgacagcacagcagcatccccatcactgcagtgacagcacagcagcatcccCACCACTGCAATGCCGGCACAGCAGCATCCCCACCACTGCagtgacagcacagcagcatcccCACCACTGCAATGCCGGCACAGCAGCATCCCCACCACTGCAGCCCCCTGAGCCTCCCCAGCCTTCTGGGAAAGcctgcccctggtgctgctcaTGCAGGCAGCTCCCTAGAAACCTTCCAGCATCCTGGTGCCTGCAGTTCCGAGCAGGAGGAGCTTCATAATACCCAGTGTCTCTATACCCAGCCTGCATGAAGCTTTATGCTGTTATTGCCTTCTTTTGTAATTCATCTGATCACTATATTCAGCCTTTCAGAATTCTGCcttatttctctctttcctcccttccctccctacTTTCTTGGCACAACACTGTCAGAAATTCATCTTTCAACCCTAATTAATTACCCTCAGCCTGTGATTAAAGGGTGGCTTTGCCGGTTTCATGTACTGTGTCTTCACTGACTGTTTCTTTCACCTCCTGTGCTGCTATCAGCTTGGCTTGACTCAGGcaaccagcacagccagccaaCATTTTAAATAAGAGTCAAGGGGAGCCATACATTTTGGAtagattttgttttatttaggtCATTCTGCACTCAACAGTGCTCAAATGCGGGGAAAGTGATAATGtgttcacattttttaaaatcagtttcttCATTTCCATCTTTCTGAGGCAGAAGTAGGAAATATAACTAGAATATGAACATATATATGGAGTAATATATAGTATCTGTACATATCCTTTCATATCTGTATGCGCTATCAAGTCCTTCACATAGGTATATGTTGCCTGTATCCTTTTATTGTTAGGAGATTTGGGGAAGAAGCAATAGTATTCTTGGCCAAAGCAAGGGAATGTTATGGTTTCATGTTGTtcatattttttgcatttttgtgaCTCAGATAAAAGTGTGTTGCAGTCTGACTTGAACAAAGTCAGGAAAAGCTCTTTCAAGAATTCTGTGAAAAGCAGATTTTGTAAGTATGACTGCCAGTGACTAGATGCTTTCCAACATATTGTTTTCTTGCAGAGATCAAACCCAAGCTTCCAGGGAAGTTTTCTGCCCATGGACCTCAGATTGTCAGCATTCACCGAGTCTATATTCAGACACGGCCAGAGAAGCGCATTAATTTTACCATAGGAAGCCGAGCCTACTTACTCCCAAAAACATCTGTGGTAATTAAGTGCCCCGTGCGAAGGTTCCAGAAGTCCCTTATCCGCTGGGAGAAAGATGGACAGCACTTAGAGAACTCCAAAAGGCTTGGCATCACTAAGTCAGGCTCGCTGAAAATCCACTGTCTGGAGGCCGGGGATATTGGTGTGTACCGGTGCATCGCAGGCTCTGTGCACGAAACCTTTGTGCTCAAACTCATCGGGACTGACAACAGGCTCATCGAGCCCCCGCCCCCCCGAAAGCAGCCCAGCGAGCCCAGCGACCCCGATCACAACGAGGCCAACAGCCTCGGGGCCAAATGGCACAAGATGAGCAAAATGTGGCAAATGTGGAGCAAGAAGAACGAGCTCTTCCTGGGTGACAGGCAAGTCAATGATCAGCCATTCCTGCAGAGCCGTGGCAGCTTTGCAGGTAATTCAGCAGAAGACTTCAGCTCTCGAGAGTTCAGGAACAAGCggctggaggctgcagctctccagggcGCCTACAGCATGGACACCGCACAGTTCGAGGAGCTCCTGAGGAACATGAGCCAGCTCATCGAGACTGGAGAAGTCAGCGATGACCTGGCCTCCCAGCTCATCTACCACTTGATTGCTGAATTATCCAGGCGTCCACAACCAGCTGCTGAAAAATGGAAGGGGGCCCAAGATGAGAAAGTTTCCTCCAAACTCACAAGCAAATCGCCAAACGAATCCGAACGTTTCAGCTCTAAAACGGTTGATAAGTTAATGTTTGACCAGAAGGTTCCAGTTATTATCAGGCAAAAGGAAATTCCTCAAGTTTCCTTCAACAAAACAGTAACTGTACGAATTGGAAATACAGTTTTTCTGACCAAGAATACTCATGCTGTCAATCTACTGTGTGAAACAGCTGGTATGAGTGAAGTGAAACATACTTGGACAAAAGATGGCGAGACATTAAAAGCCTCTGCAAAGTAAGCAAATGGTTTCTCTTTTACTTTTGAATTACTTATTATGTCACTGTAGACGGAAAAAATCCACCCTGCTGTGCAATATTAGAACATACTGTTGTAAAAATGAGATAAGTATGGCCATTGGGCCTTCCATCCTAGTTAAGTAATTTATTCTTTCAAGTGTCAGTCACATTGTTTGGCTTTACTGACATCCAAGTGTTTGGTCATTTCCAGGATGCTACATAGGATgatttactatttttataaggTGAAGTGTTTTGGATGTCCTGGCTGTATTTTTTGATCTGCTTTAATCATTTCAGCTGTGTCAGAAAAAGAGCAGATTTACCCTCAAATTAGAGAGGCTATTGGATTCATTCAGATACTAAATACAGTGGGAACACATTAAAAACATCTGCCATGGTATAGATGAAAAGAAGTCTTAGCTCTTACTCATTTTAAGAAGGGAAAATATCAATGGTACCCTCACCATTCTTCAACACACTATTTGTTACTGAAGCTGCATAACttcaattgaaaaataaaaatatgaggATGTTTTtcaatactttaaaatatttctgttgagGACAGTGACATTCAGAATAATAAAGAACCTGTTTTACCATCACATTTGAGAGCTGACAAATGAGAACAGCAAGCTAAGCTGTTACAATCAGATATTTGCTCAAGACTGAGCAAATACTTCTACTTCAGTGCTGATAAATTAGAAGCTCACCTGGTAATATTAACATTAACTTTGTGTGTGAGCCTCTTGGAATTACAGCTAGCTCTTGAGTAATGAAAAAACTGGTTCTGAAACGATAAAGGTGCTGTTGGATATTTCTCAATATATTTAACTGATTAAATGCACTGCCAAGAAAAATACACTTCTCCAGGACTATCAATTAAAGCAAAGATACCCAAACTAAgccattttaaaaattgaaaatgtttttggAACCATGTTGCTCCCAACAGTTATGTTTGTTTTGTGACATGTGCataattttccattaatttGTGGCAAGTGATGCTTCAGTTTTTGTGAACATGATGGTGTTTTGTTTATTCACAAATATGTTTGCTTCCTAATTTTAGCCCAGACTGATATTCTTGCACTTAAGGCATAGATTAGCAAAATATGAAAATGCTTTTCCCAGTAAGGTTTCTTATACATAAATTTACATATATGTATGTGGACTCAAAGGGATGTTAATAGCATTGCATCTGAAAGAGTGTGAGGAGGTAAATGGTCTTTATCTGTCAGGTTTGTAAAGAAGGATGGACTTGAGCCATGCATGACGTGGCTTGTTTTGTTGAGACACAAGAGACACaagtattattaattttttgggttttgttaatCTATTGTGTAAATGTACTCAGTGTGGGAAAACACCAGCTGCACGTTTTTGGGATGTGCTGAGTCATGTGTGGCAAGTCATGTAACTTTGTGCTGAGAAAGATAACAGAggagaaaagtaattttcagcCTCTTCCCCAGGCTGTGATCCTCCTCCGAGGACAGGCAAGGTATTCAAGATGCCTGTGAGGTTTTGGTGGAAGACTTTATCTTCAAtgatgatatttttaaaaagccccaACAACCCCAGCCCCATAGTAATTTGAAAGTCAGATCAGGCCATAGATTTGTGAATTCCCCAATTCTGCTGAAAACCAAGCTTGCTCTGGAGGGATCGATTTCTTGCCAAGCCTAATAGTTTTAATTGTGGTATTCTGATTTATTCACActtttgtgcccaggggatccTGGTTTGTGGTAGCAAATGCACTGCCCTTCCAAGGGCTGCAAGTGGGACACATTCCTGTAGGAGAAGGAGATCTGAACAATCCTCCCTGTGTGCATCCCTGAGTGCTCCCCTTCTGCCACCagagaggaggcagagctgtggctgcttctgctgctctggaTCTGCCAACTCCCAAAAAGGAGCTTTGCTGCTCTGTCTCTAACTCTTGCAAGGGGATTCAGCTGGGTTTGTGCCATGGTAGTAACCCTTGTATTTCCTTGGTTATTGTGCAGGGTGATCCTGGAGACCACTGGAAAAGTGCAGATTCGGAATCCTACTCAAAAGGAACTTGGTACCTATGGATGCCTGGTTGTTAATGACTCTGGTTTTGACATGGAAACATCACTGCTATTGCGTGCAGGTAAAACAGTGACATTCCACAAAACCAGgcttttacacacacacacaaacacacacacacacacacacacacacacacatatatgtatatatacatgcacatagagatatatgtataaatatatgcatataaacacCCATGCCCACTGCAATATGAAATAGTTGCTTTTATTGGCAGACCATGAAACTCTACCTGATTTAATAGGCAGCAGTAAGATGGTCTTGTTGCTTTAAAACCACAGCAGGTGTGAACATAGTCTGCCTATATCTGTCCCACCTGTCTTTTCTGGCTGCTGCTTTGCAGACTGAATTCTGTTCCAAACATGATGAATTTAAACACAAGAGCTACATTTAgaagttaaataaagcttttgaaaCTTACTATCCCTTTAATTTCAAAGAGGTTCCTGTCATCTTCTCCTCTGTGTTAAATATGACAAATCTGGAAGCCAGCAGTTTCTCGACAGTTGTTGGAAGTTCAATCGTGGCAAGAATTGGAGCAAATATTTTGATTGAATGTCCAGTGAAAGGTAAGTAAGAACTGCACTGACATTGCTTATAATGTTGGAATCTGAAATTTACCTTATATATTGAAATAAATTACCACTGAAGCCTGAAAATCATAGATCATTAGTGTTTTTATTAGCCATGTCTCCCACACCAGTCCTATTTATTTTCTGCCTGTCACTTCAATTTACATACACATCTGTATGTATGGGCTTTCTTTCCAAGAAGTGGTCTAGAGCTCCACTACAGAGCTTGAAGCCCACCAGAGTGTGGGGCTATCTTACTGCAATAGCGAGCATAGCCAGCTGACTTGCTCATCAAAGAACTTTCCTTATCCCTGTTGGAGATGCACATCTGTCTAGACTATTgttaaaactgaaaatgaaatctCCAGCCGTGGCCTAATAGAACTTTAAACCTGATGGTGAATTAAACTCACCTTTTAGATCCATCagtctgcagctgcagtgaggaaacaaaggaaagtGCCGAGCTATGAGAGAATACAGATATTTTCTAGCTCAACATCTGTGGAGGAAGAATAATATTAATCAGAATTAACATGCATTAAGCAGTTCActgcttcattttattttctaaccCTTTGCTGGAAAGGtacctattttcttttttagtctTACCATTGCTATCTGTGAAGTCTGAAGTGTAATATTTCAGTCACAGCAGCAATATTCTGTCAAACATTTAATAAGCTGAGCTCAGCCTTTTGTGAAGATGATGTGTGAAAGTGCAAATAACCACGAACGTTGCAAGTGAGTGCAAAGAAcgagctcagagcagccacataAATGCTGCTCACATTTATGTGCTGGGAAATGCATATCAGAGGGTGTTGATACTGAACCAGGGTAGtgatagaaatatatatatgcaaataGCTCTGCATACAATAGTGGCGCCAGGCTGACATATATTAGGACATGTGGCTCTGCTATTCACCATTGTACCAAGGCTAATTCTTTGATGAAGTAATATTTTCCAACTATAGTTTGGCAACTCCGTGTATAACTGACCTACATCTCAAATTCAGCAGAGAGTTCATGTCACACTGTTAATATTAATATTGTTAGGATGGGTAAGCAGTTagcaatttaaatataaattaatattttcacatGGGAATGTAGATTTCCAAATGCTTTAGAATTGTATATATTGGTGAGCCAAACTTTAGTTATGCTGAGACACCAGTGTTGACTTAGAAAATGATTTATCTAATTGCTTTCTTTCCTGTCACTGCCAAGGAAGTAAGTATTACTGTTTGTGAATAAAATAGAGCTTGCATGTCTTAAAATGTCACTAAGTCTGGAAGCAGAAAAACTTTTGCAATGATGTAAGCAGAGTTCTCCTATTCTTCTTTCCTTGATGGAAAGTAATAAACCACTGACTTCAGAAGATTGAATTTAATAACACCTTATGCTGATACATTTGTCTGACAGGTGGGACCCAAAAATGTGTCCATTTGCAGTGTAGGAGAATGAGAACTTCATTGTGAATGCTGATAAAAGATGATGTGAATGATCCGACTTGCAAAATAATGATAAGAGAGCCCTTCTTGTAGAGTCAGGGAGACCTTGGCTGGATCTGCAGCACCTCTTCCTCACTGCCCTTCCTCCTGACTGCTCTGCAGAGGATGTGTTTGCCCTGGAGTTTCACTGAGTGAAACATCACTGGATGAGCCTTTCTCCATGTTCTCCATGGAGCTGTTCTCCGTGTTCTGCCAGGAGTTTATCCAGGATCCCTCTACACAGACATTACTCATGCAGATTTCTCACTGGTGTCACATCTGGTCTTTGGGACTCCTGCTAGCCCCCAGAATAGTTCTCCACAAGAAGAACCATCTAATGAATAAAGTGTCTGTGTGTGAAGAATATTAGTGCCATGTCAGTAGtagaattattaattttaaatttcttggCTGCAGTGACCTCTGAGGGTTTTTACTGTAGAATGAACAACCTAAAGAACATTTTTAGAGTTGTTCAATCCATACTTTCTTCTGCAAAGAAATTGACCTATTGAAGATATAAACTTTAATCTTTTGTGCAGCATTAACCTTTTGGGTgcaagtttttttcctttttaattgtTGCTAATTTGGTTCTCTTATCCTTTTAAAAGCCTTTCTCTCATACTCCAAAAATCATATTGAATTGAAAAAATCTCTTTGAATTCTTGAAGATCAGTGTGTCCTAGTGAACAGAAGAGCATCAAAGAACAGAATAAGAAAAGTTAGCTAGTTAGCTGAAACTGTGCAAACTGAtggtttctctttcttttctctttttagttTATAACAAGACTATTTTTTTCCACTAATTATAATAAATTCACATTTATAGCTCCCACACGAGCATATGTTTGAAGATATTAATACATTCTGGGTAGATTCATATTCCATTCTTACAGCCAAGAGCTTTTCAATCAACACACATGGTATAAATATCAATACTGATTACTCCAAATTGCTCTTGGATAACATTTATTGTATTTGCAGAAAAAACCGTCTTGCGATTATTGCTAAAATAAACTAAAACTGTCAGACTCCATTTATTGTAAAAACTTTGAAAGTTCAAAGTTGAAGCAGAATAGAGGGACGAGTGGAAATATGAATAAAATGTGCGTTGTCTGCCGCTTGCTGGTGAGAGCAGGGAAGTGGCACACACGGAGCTGAGGCTGTTTACAATTCTCTTTGCAGCTCTGAAATACCTTGGCACACAGGCCTtgaaaagcagaatctgcaccTTCATCCAAATTCTGCATTCCTATGAATACATTTTTGGCTCTCTAATAATAACATACTGATAAAAATTTGTGAGAAATACACAAAGCCTCTTGTATCTTTTTGCACAGAATTTTCACAAAGGTGGACCAAGTACTTGCTGTCAGTGTTGGAACTTGAAACAGGTCCAGAAAAATCAAGATTTTGATTTTTCCATCTGCTGCTTCATTTATCCACACTATTCCAAATGTAACTGTGATGCTGTTCTTTGTCTTCTGTGCTTAACCCCTTTAGAAGACATCAGTGAAGAAATATAAAAGTTTAATAGGATTTTGGCTCCTCCtttcttttagttttgtttttgtatGTTCTAAAGGATATTGATACAAGATTTCAAAAGCTTAAAGGACTGTGTGCAGATTTATTTTATGAGGAAGGAATGACAGTATTTATAATTAGTATAATAGAAGGGAAATCTTTTGCTGCTATGCTTTTTACAGTAAGTGCATCTTCATTAGCATTTTTGTTGGGATCAGCCTTAAGCAGGAAGGACTGAAAGATGTTTAAAAGCTTAATTGTGCTTTACTTTGTGTCTGGTAGCAGCCTGGGAACCTGAAAACTGAATCCCTTAGGATATAACTAAACTGAAGGGTGTGCCTGGGGACTTTATATACTTTGCCAATATTATGGGTGGTATGGCTGAGGGTCCAGGCAAGATTGATTGCATAGTCCAAAGCAGCCCTCATCCAAACACACATTGGTTGTCTTTTGGGGCATTGGTACCTACCAGGTCTCTATAAGAACACATTCCTGAGGCCTTCCACTACTTTCTGAGGCAGATAGAGCCTCGGGGAGGAGGAACGAAATCCATAAATTGAAATTGTTTCcagcactgttttttttttttttttctctcacagctctgctgatttgaaaataaatttcctttaaattccTAATCCAGGAAGGGTTAAGATGGATTGTGTTAGAAGAAGGTAAAATTTCAAATACTTCCTACCTCAGTTTGCAAAAAGCTGTTGAGAAGTTGCCTTAACAAAGTTTAAGAAATTCTAATTATGTAAAGGAAGAGGTTGCCTCAGTGGTTAGCACCTGCTTAAATGACTGAGAGGAACAAGTGGTTAAATTTACAGTGAAGAGAGAATAGCATGCCCCAAAGGCTGTTTTGGGATCTTTGATGCTCAACATTTTTATAACAGTTCTTGAAAGGAATGTGATCACTTAGTTAACTAAAACTGtgaagaataaatatttataaaggcTATTGTATCTAAAACTCCCTGCAAAGAGTTGGAGCAGGATGTAACATTTAAAAGCTAGATGCCCAAGTAACATTTAAAATCCAGATGAGCTCAAAGAATGTTCAAAGTTGCTATTTGCAGAATAAATGTACATATAGAACAAATAACCCTAAAGGCAGACAAGTGCATGTGGCTGTGCCTGAAGGTCTGACAGTCAGAGAAAGGTCTGTGCAGGGATGGTTCTCAGCTCCATGGGACACCAGCACGCTTGCT contains these protein-coding regions:
- the LOC144246973 gene encoding ADAMTS-like protein 3, with protein sequence MCLHVDTKQGVSETLCDNSKRPPPMTRTCNTKLCPPRWQSGPWSRCSASCGVGIQSRAVSCRQPGRAAAAARCAEPRPHSLQACNQIDCPPAWTAEEWQQCSRTCGGGIQTRRVSCKQLLTDGSFLKHPDDTCQEPKLPTSKACAKVDCPPQLVFGEWSKPDPFCGSKRAQQCRHSDIPTTAVSTQQHPHHCMTRCFPTYCFLAEIKPKLPGKFSAHGPQIVSIHRVYIQTRPEKRINFTIGSRAYLLPKTSVVIKCPVRRFQKSLIRWEKDGQHLENSKRLGITKSGSLKIHCLEAGDIGVYRCIAGSVHETFVLKLIGTDNRLIEPPPPRKQPSEPSDPDHNEANSLGAKWHKMSKMWQMWSKKNELFLGDRQVNDQPFLQSRGSFAGNSAEDFSSREFRNKRLEAAALQGAYSMDTAQFEELLRNMSQLIETGEVSDDLASQLIYHLIAELSRRPQPAAEKWKGAQDEKVSSKLTSKSPNESERFSSKTVDKLMFDQKVPVIIRQKEIPQVSFNKTVTVRIGNTVFLTKNTHAVNLLCETAGMSEVKHTWTKDGETLKASAKVILETTGKVQIRNPTQKELGTYGCLVVNDSGFDMETSLLLRAEVPVIFSSVLNMTNLEASSFSTVVGSSIVARIGANILIECPVKGIPKPNVTWLKKKDILQINSSLVLNGSLFLRNVSYGDAGTYTCRATNALGKAEAASALRITEQRLTENNTQLLKGSRRKRVLMASGTGTNVSVAPGDPLRIGCPVLPSHRNAVQWLFGDSPVEEVQTLEYRTLVGGRILEVNTNSGQFAGQFQCRTSASAKLMSVWVNVKKEGYTWEYAEWSPCSATCGHSGTRSRSLQCMNTEKQKVNESQCRELQKPGIVYQPCNREDCPPRWVAGPWSECSASCGSGFRHRQLSCHQATANGSTLALL